The proteins below come from a single Larimichthys crocea isolate SSNF chromosome XIV, L_crocea_2.0, whole genome shotgun sequence genomic window:
- the cnpy3 gene encoding protein canopy homolog 3, with amino-acid sequence MGTEESGGAVRMISAWCLSSLLIISSVGAAKTGGDDEWVHLPDKCEVCKFVSIEMKSAFDETGKTKAVIDRNPFIDNKGAPPIKYVKSDLRFIEVVENVCQRLLEYNLHKERTGSNRFAKGMSETFSTLHGLVNKGVNVVMDIPFELWNETSAEVADLKKQCDVLVEKYEDVIEDWYKGSQEEDLTTYLCEKHVLKGQDTACLSEDWDRLKKRGDQAAIAEDKKKKKKKGGKKGKGKSEEGEEGGDSVATKKKKEKKVKKKKKSKAPVEKMDGGVSSDEEIQPQMPLSGQKTEL; translated from the exons ATGGGCACGGAGGAGTCGGGCGGAGCCGTCAGGATGATCTCGGCCTGGTGTTTGTCGTCTTTGTTGATCATTTCGTCGGTCGGAGCAGCTAAGACCGGAGGGGACGACGAGTGGGTTCACCTGCCCGACAAATGTGAAG TCTGCAAGTTTGTCAGCATCGAGATGAAGTCGGCCTTCGACGAGACGGGGAAGACCAAAGCAGTCATCGACAGGAATCCCTTCATAGACAACAAAGGGGCTCCGCCGATCAAATACGTCAAGtc AGACCTCAGATTCATCGAGGTTGTAGAAAATGTGTGTCAAAGGCTGCTGGAGTACAATCTGCACAAAGAGAGAACCGGTAGTAACCGCTTCGCCAAG ggCATGTCAGAGACCTTCTCCACCCTCCATGGCTTGGTGAATAAAGGCGTGAACGTGGTGATGGACATCCCCTTCGAGCTCTGGAACGAGACTTCAGCGGAAGTGGCCGACCTTAAAAAACAG tgtgatGTGTTAGTGGAGAAGTATGAAGACGTGATTGAGGACTGGTACAAAGGAAGTCAGGAGGAAGACCTGACCACTTATCTGTGTGAGAAACACGTCCTCAAAGGACAGGACACAG CCTGCCTGAGCGAGGACTGGGACAGGCTCAAGAAGAGGGGCGACCAGGCAGCCATCGCggaggacaagaagaagaaaaagaagaagggagggaagaagggaaAGGGCAAGagcgaggaaggagaggagggaggagacagtgtggcgaccaagaagaagaaggagaagaaggtgaagaagaagaaaaagagcaaagcTCCGGTGGAGAAGATGGACGGAGGGGTGTCGTCGGACGAGGAGATCCAGCCACAGATGCCTCTGTCTGGGCAGAAGACGGAGCTGTGA